A genomic region of Enterococcus sp. 12C11_DIV0727 contains the following coding sequences:
- a CDS encoding conjugal transfer protein, with translation MKKIRSYTSIWSVEKVIYAINDLQLPFPITFTQMTWFVVSLLTVILFGNLPPLSMIEGALLKYVGIPVGLTWFMSQKTFDGKKPYGFLKSVCSYAVRSKTTYAGKPVKLGMSHMNEPITIVRSELIHGISN, from the coding sequence TTGAAAAAAATAAGAAGCTATACCAGTATCTGGTCAGTGGAGAAAGTCATCTATGCGATTAACGACCTACAACTGCCTTTTCCGATTACTTTCACTCAAATGACATGGTTTGTCGTATCACTCTTGACGGTGATACTATTTGGCAACCTCCCTCCACTCTCCATGATTGAGGGAGCGTTGCTCAAGTATGTAGGAATTCCTGTGGGTCTAACGTGGTTTATGAGCCAGAAGACTTTTGATGGCAAGAAACCTTATGGCTTTCTAAAGTCGGTCTGTTCTTACGCAGTAAGATCAAAGACCACCTATGCAGGAAAGCCAGTCAAACTTGGCATGTCGCATATGAATGAACCAATCACCATAGTAAGGAGTGAATTAATACATGGCATATCCAATTAA
- a CDS encoding IS3 family transposase (programmed frameshift) — translation MVDKRKSPRKFDEEFKKSIVKLYQGGKSQNALASEYGIALSSVARWVKQYSEVQIDDDTILTARQIKQLQKRNLQLEEENLILKKANCHIHATLNERLNAIRILRHEHSVVTLCRVLKVNRSTYYKRFSGKIAPRTAENQQLRKTILEIYILSKKRIGPAKVRRMLIRDYGISISIGRVYRLMSSMNLPKMSTVKPVFKPTTGQVSLKRPNHLKQAFNPPAPNQVWTSDFSYIPIGKKSFVYLCVILDLFSRKVIAWTVSKKIDTTLAITTIEKAIQVRKPTASVLFHTDQGSQYTSFEFRKFLENHSIVQSLSKPGYPWDNAVTEAFFKYMKKEELNRRTFSSLQEVHLACFEYIEGFYNSQRPHGTLDMLTPNEMEDKYFDSH, via the exons ATGGTAGACAAACGTAAATCTCCACGAAAATTTGACGAAGAGTTTAAAAAATCAATCGTAAAACTCTATCAAGGCGGTAAATCACAAAATGCTTTAGCTAGTGAATATGGAATCGCCCTCTCCTCTGTGGCTCGCTGGGTGAAGCAATATTCTGAAGTCCAAATTGATGATGATACGATCCTCACGGCTCGACAGATCAAGCAATTACAGAAACGAAACCTTCAGCTAGAAGAAGAAAATTTAATCTTAAAAAAAGCGA ATTGCCATATTCACGCCACACTCAACGAACGACTAAATGCGATTCGTATTTTACGTCATGAACACTCTGTTGTTACGCTTTGCAGGGTTCTTAAGGTTAATCGTTCGACTTACTACAAACGTTTTTCTGGAAAAATTGCCCCTAGAACAGCAGAAAATCAACAGTTAAGAAAGACGATCTTAGAAATCTATATACTCTCTAAAAAACGAATAGGCCCTGCAAAAGTAAGACGTATGCTTATACGTGACTATGGCATTTCTATTAGTATTGGTCGCGTTTATCGACTAATGAGCTCCATGAACTTACCTAAAATGTCTACAGTAAAACCTGTCTTTAAACCGACTACAGGTCAGGTTTCTTTGAAGCGCCCAAATCATTTGAAGCAAGCATTTAACCCACCTGCACCAAACCAAGTGTGGACCAGCGACTTTTCTTATATTCCTATTGGGAAAAAATCGTTTGTTTATCTTTGCGTGATTTTAGATTTATTTTCTAGAAAAGTCATTGCTTGGACTGTCAGTAAAAAGATAGATACTACTTTAGCTATTACAACAATTGAAAAAGCAATTCAAGTCAGAAAGCCTACGGCTTCTGTTCTTTTTCACACTGATCAAGGTTCCCAATATACTTCATTTGAATTCAGAAAGTTTTTAGAAAATCATTCTATTGTCCAATCCTTATCGAAACCTGGTTATCCTTGGGACAACGCTGTAACAGAAGCTTTCTTCAAATACATGAAGAAAGAAGAACTCAACAGAAGAACCTTTTCTTCTCTTCAAGAAGTCCATCTTGCTTGCTTTGAATATATTGAGGGATTCTACAACTCGCAGCGCCCTCATGGAACCTTAGATATGCTTACACCAAATGAAATGGAGGATAAATACTTTGATTCTCACTAA